From Rhinolophus sinicus isolate RSC01 linkage group LG15, ASM3656204v1, whole genome shotgun sequence, the proteins below share one genomic window:
- the LOC109455752 gene encoding keratin-associated protein 2-3 has product MTGSCCGSTCSSGCGGGCCQPCCCQPCCCRDPCCCRPCTCQTTVCRPVTCVPRCTRPICEPCRRPICCDPCGLQEGCCRPITCCPTSCTAVVCRPCCWASTCCQPISVQAPCCRPPCCQPAPCRSTCRTYPSCSC; this is encoded by the exons ATGACCGGCTCCTGCTGCGGCTCTACCTGCTCCTCAGGCTGTGGGggaggctgctgccagccctgctgctgccagccctgctgctgccGCGACCCCTGCTGCTGCCGCCCCTGCACCTGCCAGACCACCGTGTGTCGCCCCGTGACCTGCGTGCCCCGCTGCACGCGCCCCATCTGCGAGCCCTGCCGCAGGCCCATCTGTTGTGACCCGTGCGGCCTGCAGGAGGGCTGCTGCC GCCCCATCACCTGCTGCCCCACGTCCTGCACGGCCGTGGTCTGCCGCCCCTGCTGCTGGGCCTCCACCTGCTGCCAGCCCATCTCTGTGCAGGCCCCCTGCTGTCGCCCCCCCTGCTGCCAGCCGGCCCCCTGCCGCAGCACTTGCAGGACGTACCCTTCCTGTTCCTGCTGA
- the LOC109455862 gene encoding uncharacterized protein LOC109455862 — translation MTGSCCGSTCSSGCGGGCCQPCCCQPCCCRDPCCCRPCTCQTTVCRPVTCVPRCTRPICEPCRRPICCDPCGLQEGCCRPIACCPTSCTAVVCRPCCWASTCCQPICVQAPCCRPPCCQPAPCRSTCRTYPSCCC, via the coding sequence ATGACCGGCTCCTGCTGCGGCTCTACCTGCTCCTCAGGCTGTGGGGGtggctgctgccagccctgctgctgccagccctgctgctgccGCGACCCCTGCTGCTGCCGCCCCTGCACCTGCCAGACCACCGTGTGCCGCCCTGTGACCTGCGTGCCCCGCTGCACGCGCCCCATCTGCGAGCCCTGCCGCAGGCCCATCTGCTGTGACCCGTGCGGGCTGCAGGAGGGCTGCTGCCGCCCCATCGCCTGCTGCCCCACGTCCTGCACGGCCGTGGTCTGCCGCCCCTGCTGCTGGGCCTCCACCTGCTGCCAGCCCATCTGTGTGCAGGCCCCCTGCTGCCGGCCCCCCTGCTGCCAGCCAGCCCCCTGCCGCAGCACCTGCAGGACCTacccttcctgctgctgctga
- the LOC109455859 gene encoding uncharacterized protein LOC109455859 isoform X2, with protein MVNSRCGSVCSDQGCGQGCCQETCCRPRCCQTTCCRTTCCRPSCCGSTCCRPSCCVSSCCRPSCCGSCCCRPSCCISSCCRPTCCQSTCCRPSCCISSCCRPSCCGSSCCGSSCCRPSCCISSCCRPSCCGSSCCGSSCCRPCCCPCCCLRPVCGQVSCHTNCYRPTCVIATCPRPMCCASSCC; from the coding sequence ATGGTCAACTCCCGTTGTGGCTCCGTCTGCTCTGACCAGGGCTGTGGCCAAGGCTGCTGCCAGGAGACCTGCTGCCGCCCCAGATGCTGCCAGACCACCTGCTGCAGGACCACCTGCTGCCGCCCCAGCTGCTGTGGTTCCACCTGCTGCCGCCCCAGCTGCTGTGTGTCCAGCTGCTGCCGCCCCTCCTGCTGTGGTTCCTGCTGCTGCAGGCCCAGCTGCTGCATCTCTAGCTGCTGCCGTCCCACCTGCTGCCAGAGCACCTGCTGCCGCCCCAGCTGCTGCATCTCCAGCTGCTGCCGCCCCTCTTGCTGTGGTTCCAGCTGCTGTGGTAGCAGCTGCTGCCGCCCCAGCTGCTGCATCTCCAGCTGCTGCCGCCCCTCCTGCTGTGGTTCCAGCTGCTGTGGCTCTAGCTGCTGCCGcccctgctgctgcccctgctgcTGCCTCCGCCCAGTCTGTGGCCAGGTCTCCTGCCACACCAACTGCTATCGCCCCACCTGTGTCATCGCGACCTGCCCCCGCCCCATGTGCTGTGCCTCCTCTTGCTGCTGA